The Deinococcus puniceus genome segment ATTAAGGTTTCCCCTCGGGGGCAGAGGGGCTGCCGCGATCAGCGTTGGCCCGCCCCGAATCACCGTACAGCTCAGCTTCCATTCCCTCTCACATGCGGCCATGAGCGATTGCTTAGGTTTGGCAGGGTCGGCCCACACAAGACAGGAACGGCCTTGACAGGGCAGGATAGAGGACATGAATGCCCCCGACGATCACCCCCATCAGCTCAACGATCAGACCAGCAACCAGCCCCGCCGAATCCTGATCACCGGAGCTGCCGGAGAGATTGGCCGCGCATTGAGGACAGGTCTACGCGACTTTTTGGCTCATCCCCAGACGGTGTTGCGCCTGACCGACGCCCGCGATCTCGGCCCCGCACGGGCAGGCGAGGAAGTGCAGCAGGCCGACTTGACCGACCTAGAGGCGATGCAGCGCGTGATGCAGGACGTAGACGCCGTGATTCACTTGGGCGGCATTGCCAACGAAGACCGCTACGAGCGCATCCGCGACGTGAACATAGACGGCACTTACCACGTGTTGGAAGCGGCGCGGCAGGCGGGCGTGCGGCGCGTAGCATTCGCCAGCAGCATTCACACGGTGGGGATGTATCCGCGCACGCCGATTGGCCCCCCAATTGGCCCCAATGTCCCCGTGCGCCCCGATACCCATTACGGCATCAGCAAGGTCTATGGCGAAGCGCTGGGCCGCATGTACGCCGAAAAATTCGGGCTGGAGTTCGTGTCGGTACGCATCTGCTCGTTTCAGAGGGAACCGCAGGACGCCCGCCACCTCTCCACTTGGCTGTCTCACCGCGACGCCGCCCAACTGTTTGCCCGCGCCG includes the following:
- a CDS encoding NAD-dependent epimerase/dehydratase family protein; this encodes MNAPDDHPHQLNDQTSNQPRRILITGAAGEIGRALRTGLRDFLAHPQTVLRLTDARDLGPARAGEEVQQADLTDLEAMQRVMQDVDAVIHLGGIANEDRYERIRDVNIDGTYHVLEAARQAGVRRVAFASSIHTVGMYPRTPIGPPIGPNVPVRPDTHYGISKVYGEALGRMYAEKFGLEFVSVRICSFQREPQDARHLSTWLSHRDAAQLFARAVTAPASALPDGFRIVAGISANTRRWMTDEGWAELGYAPQDDAEAFAGVVGHIHGDPSDITEQRQGGIFAAPDYVGLASQEQK